CGCCATCATCTTTAAACACCTGTCCATTTACAGCGCAGGCCAGGCTGTGCTCCGGCAGATAAAGCCATTCCAAAAGGCTTTGTGGAACGCCTTTTCGACCTGTAAATCTGCTGTAAAATTCACCGATCTCCAGCACGCCTTTTCGACCTGTTCCAAAAAAGCTTTGTCCCATCAGCTTTACTCCCATAAATTCTTTGGGAAGCTTGCCATAGGCCCGATATAGGGAAAATCCGATTTCTTTTTCTGTTTCTTCTGTAATCCAAAGGCAAAAGCCAGGGTCAAAATCATGGTCCCTGGATATATAATCGTCAAATCCAAAACACTCTGATCCTTCTCCCACCAGCCCTGCCGCAATTTTATTTTCATATTGAGGAAACATGGTGTGAATCATCTCCCGCCCGTACTCCTCATAGAATTTATAAGCGATTTCAAGCCCTTTCATAAATCTCTGCCGCCCTTTTTTCCAGCTCTTTCTTTCTCAGAAAATATCCAAAATGTCCAAAGCTGTCTGCACACTTCATACATGTAAATCCATAATATCCGTCTCTTGCTGCCCCAGGGTCCTCCAGCTGCAGCCATGCATTTTCCATACAGAAAGAAATCTTTTCATCCATGTCCTCCTGGCTCAGACACCATTTCTCATACAAGCAGGCCAGGTTCACCCAGGTCATAGCTGTCTCCATCATTCCCCCCGGAAGTTTGCTTGTAATCTCCATAGCCATGTGAAAATACTGTTTTGCTTTTTCATACTCCCCCAAATCAGTCCAGGCCAAAGCCATATTATTATATAATCCTGCGAAACGATAATCCTGCTTATCCAGCTTTTTTTCAAATATATGAAAGACGGCTTCATAGTACTTAATACCTTCCCCCGCCCTTCCAAAAGCTTTTAAGGTAGTGGCAGCATTTATCATAGAGGTAGCCCCTGTCACCGTGTCTTCTATATGGTGAGTCTGAATCAGATTTAAGCCTTCCCTCACTGCCAGAAGCCCTGGTTCCTCTTCTAAAGTATTTCTGTAATATCCCATCAGCTCATTTTGGACAGCCAGTTCCCCCCGCCAGTCGCCCAGGCTTTTTGCCTCTGCCAGCCATCTGCGCAAATGTACTCCGGCCTCCTTCAGCTGATTTTTTTCAAAATACTCATCCAGCTCCTGAATGACTTTTTTCACAGGAATTGATCTGCACACTGTCTTTTCCTGTTTTTTCTCCTGCTCCATATGCTTATCCTTAATCTTATTTTATAAATCCGGATGCTCCCCGGACCAACCGGTTTGAGGCATAGTTAACAGGCGGTACATGTCTTCTTCTGATATCTGAAAATCAAATACCTCCTGATTCATTTTCATTCGCTCCACAGAGGAGGATTTAGGTAAAGGCAGAACATTTCTCTGAACAGCAAATCTAAGGCAGATCTGTCCTGGATTTTTTCCATATTTTTCCGCCAATTTCAGAATCAAGGGATCATCTAGCACTCTGGCTCTGCCAATTGGGCTCCAGCCTTCCACCACAATGCCCTGTGCCTGGAAAAAGTCTACAGCTGCCTGCTGAGTATATCCTGGATGAAATTCCAGCTGATTTACCATAGGCTTAATCTTTGCAGTTTCCATCAGGCCTAAGTAATGATGAGGCAGGAAGTTGCTTAATCCTATTCCTCTGATTTTTCCGGATTCATACAAATCCTCCAAAGCTTTCCATGTGCTTTGATCTGTAGCTTTAGGGTCTTCATACATGTGACCTGCCGCAGCCGGCCAGTGAATTAAAAATAAGTCCAGATAATCTGTGCCCAATTTTTTTAAGGATTCTTCAAAAGACTTTATAGTGTTGTCATATCCAAGCCAGGTTTTCCACACCTTAGAGGTAAGAAACAGCTGATCTCTGGGTATTTTAGAATCCTTTATGCTTTCTCCGATTAATTCCTCATTGCCGTAAAATGCCGCTGTATCTAAATGGCGGTAGCCTGCTTCCAAGGCTCTTAAAATTACTGTTTTTCCCTCTTCCACAGTAGACTTATATGTTCCGAAACCAATTGCCGGTATTTCTACTCCATTCCACAATTTAAAATTTTCCATTACAAAAATCCTCCTTCCTTTCTAAGTTTTCATATTATACCATTTTTCTATGAATAAGTACAGCTTCATAAAGAAAAAATAGTATTGACAGACAACACAATCTATACCAAAAGAAACGGAGGAATAAACATGTTAAACGAACCTGTTTTTTTAACTGATGCAAACCATGATGTAATTCTGGAGGTAATCTGCGGTTCTCCTAACGTTGCTCTTCCAGATTGCTGCAAACCATTTGACCGAATGATTCCTGGAACTACAGACGGAGCTTCTGAGAAACATGTGCCCATTATTGAAACTTCAGGTCTTCACGTAACAGTCAAGGTGGGAGAAATTTTGCATCCAATGTCTCAGGAACACAATATTGCCTGGGTATGTCTTCAGACAAAAGCCGGTTCTCTTTACAGAGCCTGCCTTACTAAAGACAGCGACCCTGTAGTTCACTTTACTTTGGAAGAGGGAGATTTTCCGGCTGCAGCTTATGCCTTCTGCAATCTTCACGGATTCTGGAAAAGCGTTTAAAAACCAGGAAAGCCGCACGTCCCAAAAGGATTGTGCGGCTTTCTTCAGGATTCAACTATGAAAATCGAATCTGAACGGCAATATTAACGATTTTTCATTGCAAGAGCTTTCTTTGCAGCTTTAACGATTGCAGCGCTGTCCAGGCCATATTTTGCCATAAGCTCTTCCATTTTTCCGGACTCTCCAAATGTATCCGGCATACCTACTCTTACTACCGGAACCGGCCAGTTTCCAGAGAGACACTCGCACACGGCTCCGCCTAAAGCGCCTGTAATCTGGTGATCCTCTGCAGTTACAACAGCTCCTGTCTTCTTAGCTGCTGCAATTACAAATTCCTCATCTAAAGGCTTAATCGTGTGAAGGTCAACTACCATTGCGCTGATGCCTTCCTTTGCCAGCTCTTCCTCTGCCTTTAACGCTTCATATACCTCCGGTCCATTTGCAAAAATAACCAGGTCGTTTCCGTCTTTTACCAGTCTTGCTTTTCCTAATTCAAACGGTGTGCTTTCATCTGTTACTACTGGAATTGCCTCTCTTCCAAAACGAACGAAGGCAGGTCCCTGATGGTCAGCCACAGCCAGAATTGCTTTCTCAGTTTCAATTGCATCACATGGAACTACTACCATCATATTAGGAAGAACACGCATAAGGGCAGCGTCCTCCATAGACTGATGAGAAGCTCCGTCCGGTCCAACGTTAATTCCCGCGTGAGCGCCTGCCAGCTTTACGTTGCAGTCTCCGTATGCTACTGTAGTGCGAATCTGATCCCATGCCCTTCCTGCCAGGAATACGCAGTAAGTAGTAGCAAAAGGCACCATGCCTGTTAAAGCTAATCCGGAAGCTGTGCCTACCAGATCCTGCTCAGAAATACCAATATCTATAAACTTTTCCGGATATTTGTCCCGAATCCAGTTTGTTCTGGTAGATTTTGCCACATCCCCGTCTAATACAATAAATTTCTCATTTGTCTCTGCTAATTTTAATAACGCTTTTCCATAGCCGTCGCGTGGTGGTATTCTATCCATCATTTAATCCTCCATTTTCTATAATCTGTGATCTGTTTCTCTTATATTGAACTTTTTAAATTACTCTGCTGCTACCTCTACCATAGCCTGTTTAAACTGCTCGTCGTTTGGAGCTAAACCGTGCCAGTCAGCCTCGCCTTCCATAAAGGAAACGCCTTTTCCTTTAATTGTCTCAGCTACAATTACACTTGGTTTTCCCTTTGTAGCCATAGCTTCTTTAAATGCATTGTACATGGATTCCAGATCATGTCCGTCTGCCTCAATTACATGCCAGTTAAATGCGCGCCATTTGTCAGTTACAGGCTCCATGTTGCAAACCTCATCTGTTGTGCCGTCCAGCTGCACATGGTTGTTGTCTACAATTGCGCATACATTGTCCAGATTCTGCTGAGCTGCAGTCATAGCTGCTTCCCAGATCTGACCTTCCTGAAGCTCTCCGTCTCCAATCAGGCAGTAGGCTCTTCCATCAATTCCCTGTTTCTTATAGCCTAAAGCAAATCCGTTTGCAATAGATAATCCCTGACCTAAAGATCCGCTGGAAGTATCCAGTCCTGGCGTAGACTGACGGTGAGGATGTCCCTGAAGAATGCTGCCAAATTTTCTCAGAGTTTTTAAATGCTTCTCATCAAAAAATCCTTTTCTGCACAGAACGCTGTAAAGCACTGGAGCGCCGTGGCCCTTAGACAGAACAAAGCGGTCTCTTTCATTCCAGTCAGGATTTTTAGGGTCGCAGCGGAATATATCAGTAAAATAAAGAGCTGTCATAATCTCTACAGCTGACAGAGAGCCACCTGGATGTCCAGATCCTGCCTCATGGGTCATTGTCAGAATATCCTCACGGATTGTTTTGCAAATAGATTGTAATTCTTTCTTATTCATAGTTCTCCCTCCTTGAATTTTAAAAGGTTATTTCTTTCCTTTTGTGTTTGTGTTAAATATTTGACTTATTAGAAAAGGCTTCACCGGTAATTCCAATGAAGCCTTTTTCGTCCTTGTTTAAATTCAGATTTCTGTATTCTGTTGTTGGGTAAAAAGTAAATCATCTTTGTGCCCTCCTTGAATTTTACTATGTGAAATCCAATTTCATTTATTTTTTCTATGCATATCATAGCATAGGGCTTTTAAAAATGCAAGAATTGTTTATTTTTTATCACAAATAATTTATATATTTGTGATATTTTTGACATATTTATCAGAAAATAAACCTTGATTTTCCAAATCACCGAGAAAAACATAAAGTTTTTTTCAGCTTTAATAAGGAAAATCAAGGTTTATCACTTATTTTTTACTTATTATCTTCTAATTCTTACTGGGAATCATTGTTAACTTTATCACTTTAATGTATGATTAGTTCTGTAATTCTGTTCTATCCCACCTCATTTTTGCATTAAATATAACAATCTCTCCCACAGCTTCTGCTTCCCTACTTTTTAGCCCCGTTGCAGATAATCTCTGCACATCCCTCTATTCCAAATTTTCCGCTGTCTAAAAGCAGGTGATAATTCGTTCTGTCCCCCCAGTTCTGCGTAGTATAGGTCTCATAGTGAAGGCGGCGGCGTTTATCCATATAAGACACTGCCTGCTCAATATATTCAGGAATCCTGTTGTACTCCTCTATGGCCCTTTTCTCTCTTTCTTTTTTATCAGCGTAAATAAATACTTTCAGCACATCCTTTTTATCTTTTAAAATATAATCAGCACATCTGCCTACAATAACGCATGGCCCCTTGGCGGCCAGCTCCTCAATAATCTTTTTCTGAGCCAGAAAAATTCTTTCTGCTGTAGGAAGATCTTTCATTTTAGGTTTTTCCGGATATGCTACTCCGTAAATGGCGCCTAAGGCAAAGTTGTAAAATACTCCGTTGCCCAGCTTTTCTTCACTTTCTCTGACCACATCCTCTGATAAGCCTGCCTCTTTTGCCGTCTCTTCAATCAGCTGTTTGTCATAAAACGGTATTCCTAAACGTTCTGCCACTATTTGACCAATCTTTTTTCCGCCGCTTCCATATTCCCTGCTTATTGTAATAATTGCATTTGTCATAGCCAGACCTCCCTCTCCATTTGACTGTTGTTACTGTGTTTCTATCTTCATTATACTGATTCTTTCTTTTAAAATCAACAAATTTTCAGAAATATTATACAGTATTTTCCAAGATTTATTTGCAACTATTATAAATGTGCAGGGATTATTTTACAGTAATCTTTCCCTCATCCATACCGCAGCTTTTTTCATTGCTTCCTCCGGCTGCTTTTCATACGGACTCATTAATTCTATAGAAAAATATCCGTCATACCTGATACCATCCATTTTTTCCAACACATAATCTAAATTCATTGTGCCCTGTCCTGGTATAATATGGTCCAAAGTAGATTTATCCATCATCACGTCGCTAAAGTGAAAATGCTTTATATTATTCTCTCCAATATTATTAATCGCCTGCTCAATAGTTTCGTCACATGCCAGAAGGCAGACAGTGTCAATCATTCCCCTCAGGTTTTTGGAATGAATCGCCTCAATCATTTTTCTGATCTTATCTGTACCTGTAAGTACAGTTAAAGTTCTGTCAGCAGCTTCAATAGTAATAGTAATTCCATAACCTTCTGCCAGATCTGCTAAAAAACCAAGGCTGTCTACAGACCTGGACCAGGCCTCCTCATAGGGCTGATCTAAAGGGCCCCAGCCTGCAAAAAACTGGACTGTCTGACAGTCTAATTCACTGGCATATTGAATTACCTTTGTATAGGTCTCCATACTTCTCCTTCTGCACTCAGGGTTTACAGAGGCAATATTAATAGGATATTTCACCTGTTCCGGCGTTACACATATTACCTTCATACCTCTATCCTTTAATTTCTTTTTTAATATTTTGACCTGGGCCGGCCCGCAGTCGTCTATATGAAAATGAGGATCGCAGGCATACAGTTCTATAGACTCTGCTCCCAGCTTTTCCAAAGAATTTAAAGTATAATCTAAAGAATATTTGTAATACGGGAAATTTGACAGTGCAATCTGACTTGATTTTAAATGTTTCATAGCTTTTTCTCCTTTACATTTTTAATAAATTCCTTTACCTCATTCATCTCAGGTATAGAAGGCTGCCCGCCCTGGCGGGACACGCAGATAGCCGCCGCTCCA
The window above is part of the Lachnoclostridium edouardi genome. Proteins encoded here:
- a CDS encoding desulfoferrodoxin family protein codes for the protein MLNEPVFLTDANHDVILEVICGSPNVALPDCCKPFDRMIPGTTDGASEKHVPIIETSGLHVTVKVGEILHPMSQEHNIAWVCLQTKAGSLYRACLTKDSDPVVHFTLEEGDFPAAAYAFCNLHGFWKSV
- a CDS encoding aldo/keto reductase produces the protein MENFKLWNGVEIPAIGFGTYKSTVEEGKTVILRALEAGYRHLDTAAFYGNEELIGESIKDSKIPRDQLFLTSKVWKTWLGYDNTIKSFEESLKKLGTDYLDLFLIHWPAAAGHMYEDPKATDQSTWKALEDLYESGKIRGIGLSNFLPHHYLGLMETAKIKPMVNQLEFHPGYTQQAAVDFFQAQGIVVEGWSPIGRARVLDDPLILKLAEKYGKNPGQICLRFAVQRNVLPLPKSSSVERMKMNQEVFDFQISEEDMYRLLTMPQTGWSGEHPDL
- a CDS encoding transketolase family protein, with the protein product MMDRIPPRDGYGKALLKLAETNEKFIVLDGDVAKSTRTNWIRDKYPEKFIDIGISEQDLVGTASGLALTGMVPFATTYCVFLAGRAWDQIRTTVAYGDCNVKLAGAHAGINVGPDGASHQSMEDAALMRVLPNMMVVVPCDAIETEKAILAVADHQGPAFVRFGREAIPVVTDESTPFELGKARLVKDGNDLVIFANGPEVYEALKAEEELAKEGISAMVVDLHTIKPLDEEFVIAAAKKTGAVVTAEDHQITGALGGAVCECLSGNWPVPVVRVGMPDTFGESGKMEELMAKYGLDSAAIVKAAKKALAMKNR
- a CDS encoding tetratricopeptide repeat protein, coding for MEQEKKQEKTVCRSIPVKKVIQELDEYFEKNQLKEAGVHLRRWLAEAKSLGDWRGELAVQNELMGYYRNTLEEEPGLLAVREGLNLIQTHHIEDTVTGATSMINAATTLKAFGRAGEGIKYYEAVFHIFEKKLDKQDYRFAGLYNNMALAWTDLGEYEKAKQYFHMAMEITSKLPGGMMETAMTWVNLACLYEKWCLSQEDMDEKISFCMENAWLQLEDPGAARDGYYGFTCMKCADSFGHFGYFLRKKELEKRAAEIYERA
- a CDS encoding transketolase, translating into MNKKELQSICKTIREDILTMTHEAGSGHPGGSLSAVEIMTALYFTDIFRCDPKNPDWNERDRFVLSKGHGAPVLYSVLCRKGFFDEKHLKTLRKFGSILQGHPHRQSTPGLDTSSGSLGQGLSIANGFALGYKKQGIDGRAYCLIGDGELQEGQIWEAAMTAAQQNLDNVCAIVDNNHVQLDGTTDEVCNMEPVTDKWRAFNWHVIEADGHDLESMYNAFKEAMATKGKPSVIVAETIKGKGVSFMEGEADWHGLAPNDEQFKQAMVEVAAE
- a CDS encoding cytidylate kinase-like family protein, whose product is MTNAIITISREYGSGGKKIGQIVAERLGIPFYDKQLIEETAKEAGLSEDVVRESEEKLGNGVFYNFALGAIYGVAYPEKPKMKDLPTAERIFLAQKKIIEELAAKGPCVIVGRCADYILKDKKDVLKVFIYADKKEREKRAIEEYNRIPEYIEQAVSYMDKRRRLHYETYTTQNWGDRTNYHLLLDSGKFGIEGCAEIICNGAKK
- a CDS encoding sugar phosphate isomerase/epimerase family protein; the encoded protein is MKHLKSSQIALSNFPYYKYSLDYTLNSLEKLGAESIELYACDPHFHIDDCGPAQVKILKKKLKDRGMKVICVTPEQVKYPINIASVNPECRRRSMETYTKVIQYASELDCQTVQFFAGWGPLDQPYEEAWSRSVDSLGFLADLAEGYGITITIEAADRTLTVLTGTDKIRKMIEAIHSKNLRGMIDTVCLLACDETIEQAINNIGENNIKHFHFSDVMMDKSTLDHIIPGQGTMNLDYVLEKMDGIRYDGYFSIELMSPYEKQPEEAMKKAAVWMRERLL